The Argopecten irradians isolate NY chromosome 16, Ai_NY, whole genome shotgun sequence genome window below encodes:
- the LOC138310028 gene encoding uncharacterized protein, with product MLKMEQRGLLCILFVVCVGLQCVSTKSNSTAVANTISVAGTDPVADTVPVADTTSVEDTTHVADTAPVADTASVATTASVATTVSVATIPNSFYYNCTDDGGIEIINNGDLSNIVVGYLNQSATTCVDPTQLSDGSIKLSNCTKVSG from the exons ATGCTGAAAATGGAACAGCGTGGGTTGTTGTGCATTTTGTTTGTG GTTTGTGTTGGGTTGCAATGTGTTAGTACAAAATCGAATAGTACAGCAGTGGCAAATACGATCTCTGTGGCAGGTACGGACCCTGTGGCAGATACGGTCCCTGTGGCAGATACGACCTCTGTGGAAGATACGACCCATGTGGCAGATACGGCCCCTGTGGCAGATACGGCTTCTGTGGCAACTACGGCTTCTGTGGCAACTACGGTCTCTGTTGCAACGATTCCCAACTCGTTTTATTACA ACTGCACCGACGATGGAGGGATCGAAATTATAAACAATGGAGACCTATCGAATATTGTAGTCGGATACCTTAACCAGTCTGCAACCACGTGTGTCGATCCAACCCAACTAAGTGACGGATCTATCAAGCTCTCAAACTGCACCAAAGTGAGTGGGTAG